The Xiphophorus couchianus chromosome 6, X_couchianus-1.0, whole genome shotgun sequence genomic interval ATGTAAGCATTTTAGTAGAAGGTTAGTTGGAAGGAAAACGTGTGCACaagcaacagcaacaactgcaGCCTTCAAAGGATTGTGTTCAAGAGTTGGAAGAAAATTTACAAGCTAGACTGCAGCTTTAGTCAATGCTTTCCTGCAGTTACACATTTCCatcaatagaaataaaaatggctgaGAGCAACTCCTGCATCTATTTAGTACCTGGTTTAAGTTTGTCCTTGAGAAAAGGCACCAAGTTATACTCCTTCAGCACCAACTCCCAGTCGAGGTCAGGGATAGTCAGGTTGGCCAGCGTGCCCAGACACTCCAGCAcccactcctcctcttcctcggtACGGATCTCTGCCGCCAGGTCGCCAACGTAAtcctgaaaaaggaaaacatcccAACTCAAGAAGATCCTTAACAAAACGATTTATGCCATCAGCCGTGAGAAGTGGCGTTTTCTTTTCTCACAACGTACACCAAAACTTACAATGAACAGCGGCTTGGTTGGGCCGTCATGCTGGGAGATGTTTCTGATCATCTTCATCAGAAGGCagtcttttgttttcagagctCTCTTCATTAACATCTTCAGCCCGTTTCCTTCAAAACGCAGAACAAAACTGGTTCGATCGGGCCTCTTCTCCACAAGCCGCCTCTTCAGGTAAAAGACGAAGCGCTCCTGCTAAACGTGACTTACCTTCACACATGAGCTGTGCGTTCCTTTTGTTGGCAGCCAAATTGATGCAGATGGAGATGAGCTCCGCCTCTATTTCCTCTCCGCCGTGGTCATACAGCATCTGCATCAGCTACATCCGGACACAGAAATTGAGCTCATTCATTGGAGAGAGAGTCCGTCACTTTAAAGGTAAACAGAGGCCACTGTACCTGAGGAATGCAGTCGGTGTAAACAAACATGCCTTTGAAGCGGTCGTCCATGCTGACGTGGTACAGGATGCGCATCACCACCTGCCGATTGCTCTCATCACCTGCGTGACGAAAGAACACGGTTTGGACTCTGAACGCAGCTCACCGTACTGCGGACGGCTGCGACCGAGTCGGTCGTTACCCAACAGCGACGTCAGTTTAGGCAAGAGCCCGACTTCCACCATCTTGGCTCTGAGTCCCGAGTCAAAAGAGAGGTTGAGCAGCAAGCGGAGAGTCAGGTTTAGCAAATCCTCGTGCTCACAGGGAACCAGACGCGCCAGGCGCTCCACAGTGTCGAGCTCAGCCTGCAAGAATAAACGCAAGCAGTTTAGTGCTATTGTATTCAAATcctgcagatttgttttaaaaaatatggtgcaaaaatgatcaaaaatatataGGTGTATAAAGgcaaaacaatcacaaaaactCATTTCAACAGGGCACCATTGGAAAGTTCATGTTGAAGTGCGACGCGCAAACTGCAATGTGTAATCTTCATAAACCGACAAAGCAGTAGGGGTGAGCAATATGGACTTCAAATGttattgtgatatttaaaatggtATGGTTGTGACAGAATGACAGCATTCATAgtgccacaaacacaaatagtgTTCTTGAAAAACTCATTTGAAACTGGAAAGACTCTACTTActtaaaggtaaaggtaattttatttatataacacattttcagcaacaaggcagtacaaagtgctttacaggaattaaaaggaaatacaaacaaaataaaccaaaggaaagagcaaaagaagaaaaagctaataatgttgatccaaaataaattaactatatACTTCTATTCAGGGTTactagataagtataagtaagtatcctctggtctaattccttttctgggttgggaGAAAAGGAGTCTAAAattgctaaggtagtttttctgggttccacgttctaatccctgttctgtgttgctaaataagtgtgtgtgtgtgtaagtaagtaagtcagtaagtaagtaagtcaatcagtcagtcagtaagtattctctggactttctaattgtgttctaaattaaattaaagaggTGTGATtagtatcactaaactgcattcaaatgtgttttggaatttactgatattttttgttgctcttgtgGAACAAATAGttgagaaaatagtaaaaaaaaataacattttgaataatattgtcagttttttttttatttgacattattaaCTGAAACTtaagacaacaataaatcaaaatttacaTCCAGATAAGAAATTCTTAACCATAAACGACACAATAAATGTTCATGCCTAAGTTTAAGGATACAAATCTGCATCGCTTCATGAACAGGACGGATCTAGTCTACAGCGCAGGCCCGGGCTCACCATGTCATTCTTGTTCTCCAGGAAGATGGACAGCTTTTTCAGAAACGAAACCACCAGCACCAACAGCTCCTCGTCGTCGCGCTCGAGAACTCGAACCAGCAGCCCCACGATGTTTTTATTCCTCATCTTCAGCTCCGTCCTTGTGTCTTCAGCGAGATTCAGCAGGAGGTAGAGAGATACTGGCAGgcggagagaaagaagaaaatgagcaaGGGAAAAAAAGGGCAAACTGGCCAAATGCTAATGAATGATATAGCTTCCTTTCGTATTAATTTTAAGCTATTCATACCGTGAACCTTTCCAtagtttgtcactttaaaagGATGAATTCTTGTGTATTTAATAGAAATTTCACATGgcagatcaacacaaagcagagcatACTTGcaaaggaaatgtaaaatactggttttcaaactttttacaaacaaaaatgttacaaaagaGGCGTCCATTTCCAGCAATTGCAGCTGGAAGTCTTTTGAGGCAAGTCTCTGCCAGGTTTGCTAATgtaaattctgaatttttttgctcattctttttgttttgatgtattaaaaaaatatatcttttttaaaattattattatttgcagttATTCTCAAActtgtgttgctctgtcacataaaatcgtAAACAAATGCATCGAAGTTTGTGGCTGGAacaaagcaaaatgtgaaaaagcaaaaacaaaacaaaaaaaactattaaaaaaagtGTGTACATCAACACACTTCTCACatcaaaagtaaagaaaacggtgatcttaattattttatttcacctcTGAGAAGCTGCTCCTGCTTAGCCAGAAGGCCTTGGTATTTCCTCAGAGCTTTGTCCTGGTCTCTTTTTAGAGAGCCATTTTCTGGTGCTGACTCGCGTAAAAAAGCCACATTAAGGAAAAAAAGTGTCATGTAAGCCATACAGGCTACACAAGAGAAGAGACAGACAGCTCAGACTGTAAAGGTAAATGATAGggtttgcaaaaaaagaaaaaggatatAAGCCTTGCTTTTCTTGCGCAGCTCCTCGCGCCACACGTCGTACCTCTTCAGCTCATGTTCCACCACGCTCATACACAACGCCCCGATTTTATAGTGACTCACCACAGCATGAAACTGAGAGAAACTGCAGCACCAGATGCAATGAGGTCAAACAGTGATGTCAGACATACTCAAGGAAAATGTCTAAGCTTGCGTTAGGGTTACctggagaagcagaagaagatgtAAATGATGATGGTTGCCAAGTCGACACTCTGCTTCCAGTCCTCCCTCAGAACTCGGGCCAGAGCACCCAGAGCAGCTTCTGTAGCGACACAAGGCCATGTTCATGCTAATCAACCTcatgttttctaccacaaaaaaacaaaccaaaaaaggGGCAGCACCTGCAGCACAATTATGGAAACTcccagtaagaaaaaaaactaatattttcaaTTTGGGACTTAACtttagtacatttattcagtttagaaaggaaaatattgtttttaataaaagcatggGTGTAACAATTATTAGCCTCCTTAATGATTTCTCTAAAATAAACGCAAAAGAAAGATGTTCATAATTTGTTATTAACTTCATCTTTTGATCAGAAtgattagaaatatttaatcagtaatcaacattttcctgttttcttgtgGTATTAATATGACACAACGGCCCATTTCCCTTAGCAACTCAACATGGGAAAGGCAAGAGAAAATATCATTCAAGAAAACGGCAGCTTGAATAAACCAACCCAAATCAACAGGAATTTATAGTAAGTCTGACTCGAACTGTGAGCAAGATGGTATGGGAGGAAGGGAAAAAACCCCCTAAAAATAACTGAAGCTAAAGGGGACATCCTCGGGTAACCATGTCTCCATAGCAACGGTTTAGTGGGATGATAATGTACCGTTGTGTAACAGCTCCTCCAGGTTGTCAGGGTTGCGGGCGAGCTGCAAAATCAGAGCAGAGCCTCTGATCTTCTCTGGGATGCCTTCATAGAGCAGCTCAACATACTCTTCTATTCTGGTTATAGTGGCTTCCTCGTTTAACTAgacacaaataataaaagaagagaAACCGACAGACTTAGAAAGTTTTATAACAAAACACTAAGAAAAACTTTTCTAGAGCGCAATAGTTTCTAGAAGCACTGCTACATTTagtaaacattaatgttgttatACCTCCATTCCTTCAAACGGTGTCAGGTCTTTGGGCTTCACTgctcttttctctttcctctccaCTGATGAGGGGGAAAAATATGTGAGAACGAAACTATATCTAATGATAGTGTGATTCAGTGCAACACTGAAACAGATGCATAAATTAAGAGTAGTAGTGTCCATCTCACCTTTCCCCTCCACTGGGGAGGATTTCCTGTTCTGCAGGTAGTAGAGCAGCTGCTCCACCTGGGGCAAACGGGAGATGGGGATGAGCTTACACTCCTCCACCACTTTCCTGGCCAAAGCTGCCACATCTGTAGTGGGAGAGAGGCTTTTCACACGGATACTGGAGGGGAAAAGAGGAGAAAGTGGAGGTTGGCATAGAAGGGACTGAAGTAAACACTTATGTAAAGAATCTATTGATCTTAGGCTTTTATTGGCCTGTGCtaattttccagttttctttaagCTCGGACCAGCTAAGTTCTATTTTGGACCATTTGAATTTTCTTTGGAGGAATTAAAATGGCCAAATGACTACCGGTATGTGTAAAATTCAACAATTAAATGTTGTGTGAAGTGTGAGCAAAAACGAGAAAATGCCCTGCAAGATCCTTGCTGATCATTTTCAATTCAATACATCTCACAACACCAAATAAGACAGCAAAGAGTCATCAATAACGGGCTGTTATTGATGTAAACCAGACGCTCTCTCACATTTTCTGTCCCTCCTTGCGTTCCCCTAGCATTGGACCTCCGTCTTCTCCCAGAATGGACGCTTCCACCTCATAGTGGACCACCAGGGCCTTCTCTGTGGGGTGGACATCCAAACTGCCTGCAGTCACTTTACTGTGGGTGATAATGAACAAACAACTCAGGTTTTAAACACTCTGAAATCAGTTTACAGACTGTAACCAACTAGTGTAACTTACGAATAGATAAGTTGAGAAACTTAGATTTCAATGTTGAAGTTACAGTTAGTCTATCTTTCTAAGTTCAAAAAGGAGGATaataagcacaaacaaccaTATTATCAAGAATGAACAGATTATTTAATACAACTTGAAACAGAATATTAcggtacagtttttttttgttccaacatAAAGTGTCCACCTTTTTTATCAGgcagtgtattttcttttggttcagatTCCTTATAGTTCAGTTTGTcctttggaagttttgttttcttagttcAGTAATTTAAGTCAGTCAGTCAAGTCTTTGTTAAAAGGTCATGTGTTTCTTTGGATccaaaatcttatcttatccaGTGCAAAGTAGGCAGCGGATCCAGCAGTCCCAGGTCTTGGGTTGAAACCTGGAGCTCAGCAATCCAATCCAGGCCTGCGATGCTATGCAGCTGGACAGTCTTCAAAGTTGAATGGggttctaaaaaaaaccaacctgcATATATATA includes:
- the LOC114146079 gene encoding kinesin-associated protein 3-like, translating into MQDDARYLKRKVTAGSLDVHPTEKALVVHYEVEASILGEDGGPMLGERKEGQKIIRVKSLSPTTDVAALARKVVEECKLIPISRLPQVEQLLYYLQNRKSSPVEGKVERKEKRAVKPKDLTPFEGMELNEEATITRIEEYVELLYEGIPEKIRGSALILQLARNPDNLEELLHNEAALGALARVLREDWKQSVDLATIIIYIFFCFSSFSQFHAVVSHYKIGALCMSVVEHELKRYDVWREELRKKSKACESAPENGSLKRDQDKALRKYQGLLAKQEQLLRVSLYLLLNLAEDTRTELKMRNKNIVGLLVRVLERDDEELLVLVVSFLKKLSIFLENKNDMAELDTVERLARLVPCEHEDLLNLTLRLLLNLSFDSGLRAKMVEVGLLPKLTSLLGDESNRQVVMRILYHVSMDDRFKGMFVYTDCIPQLMQMLYDHGGEEIEAELISICINLAANKRNAQLMCEGNGLKMLMKRALKTKDCLLMKMIRNISQHDGPTKPLFIDYVGDLAAEIRTEEEEEWVLECLGTLANLTIPDLDWELVLKEYNLVPFLKDKLKPGSAEDDLILEVVIMIGTVSIDDACAVMLAKSGIIPALIELLNARQEDDEFVCQIVYVFYQMVFHQATRDVIIKDTQAPAYLIDLMHDKNAEIRKVCDNTLDIVAEYDLEWGYKIQSEKFRFHNNQWLEMVESRQVDEAEPYLYDNDNDRTDLFYSADGITPGDGSVSPDFFSDLQPQNGDSHHGVDVGDVFDQAGSLTGRPATAYGFRPDEQPFYQYS